Proteins from one Coffea arabica cultivar ET-39 chromosome 8c, Coffea Arabica ET-39 HiFi, whole genome shotgun sequence genomic window:
- the LOC113707439 gene encoding LRR receptor-like serine/threonine-protein kinase ERECTA isoform X2, whose amino-acid sequence MAFTFSIVRGSSKNQVVLLLGFLLCFSFGSVDSDDGATLLEIKKSFRDVDNVLYDWTDSPSSDCCVWRGVTCDNVTFNVVALNLSGLNLDGEISPAVGHLKALLSIDLRGNRLSGQIPDEIGDCSALTSLDFSFNELYGDIPFSISKLKQLERLILKNNQLIGPIPSTLSQIPNLKILDLAQNSLSGEIPRLIYWNEVLQYLGLRGNKLVGTLSPDMCQLTGLWYFDVRNNSLTGSIPENIGNCTAFQVLDLSYNQLTGEIPFNIGFLQVATLSLQGNKLSGQIPSVIGLMQALAVLDLSCNNLSGPIPPILGNLTYTEKLYLHGNKLTGSIPPELGNMTKLHYLELNDNRLSGRIPPELGKLTELFDLNVANNNLEGPIPENLSSCTNLNSLNVHDNKLNGTIPRAFQRLESMTYLNLSSNNIRGPIPIELSRIGNLDTLDLSNNQISGSIPSPIGDLEHLLKLNLSNNALTGIIPAEFGNLRSIMEIDLSNNHLSGAIPQELGQLQNIFLLNVSYNNLAGNIPTGNNFSRFSPDSFIGNPSLCGYWLSSPCHASHQTERVSISKAAILGIALGALVILLMILVAACRPHNPAHFMEGSLDKPVTYSMPKLVILHMNMALHVYEDIMRMTENLSEKYIIGYGASSTVYKCVLKNCKPVAIKKLYSHYPQSLKEFETELETVGSIKHRNLVSLQGYSLSPLGNLLFYDYMENGSLWDLLHGPTKKQKLDWDTRLRIALGAAEGLAYLHHDCSPRIIHRDVKSSNILLDKDFEAHLTDFGIAKSLCTTKTHTSTYIMGTIGYIDPEYAGTSRLTEKSDVYSYGIVLLELLTGRKAVDNESNLHYLILTKAANNAVMGTVDPEISATCNDLGEVKKVFQLALLCSRRQPSERPTMHEVARVLGSLMPSSTPKMLTTNPTANLLPSAKVPCYMDEYANLKTPQLVNCSSMSTSDAQLFLKFGEVISQNSEGN is encoded by the exons ATGGCATTTACGTTCAGTATTGTACGTGGAAGTAGCAAAAACCAAGTCGTTCTTCTTCTGGGATTTCTTCTCTGCTTCAGTTTTGGTTCCGTGGATTCAGATGATG gaGCTACTTTGCTGGAGATAAAGAAGTCATTTAGGGATGTAGACAATGTGTTGTATGACTGGACAGACTCACCATCTTCAGATTGCTGTGTGTGGAGAGGTGTTACGTGCGATAATGTCACCTTCAATGTCGTTGCACT TAATCTCTCAGGGTTGAATCTTGATGGTGAAATTTCACCTGCAGTAGGACATCTCAAAGCACTGCTCTCAAT TGATCTAAGGGGAAATCGTCTTTCTGGACAAATCCCAGACGAGATTGGTGATTGTTCTGCTTTGACAAGCTT GGATTTTTCCTTCAACGAGCTGTATGGGGATATTCCCTTTTCAATCTCCAAGCTGAAACAACTAGAACGCTT GATCTTGAAAAATAATCAGTTGATTGGTCCAATTCCTTCCACACTATCTCAGATTCCTAACTTGAAAATTCT TGACTTGGCACAAAATAGTTTGAGCGGAGAAATACCAAGACTCATATATTGGAATGAAGTACTGCAATATTT GGGTTTGCGTGGGAACAAGTTGGTTGGAACTCTCTCACCAGATATGTGTCAGCTCACGGGCCTGTGGTACTT TGATGTCCGAAACAACAGCTTGACTGGTTCTATTCCAGAGAATATTGGAAATTGTACAGCCTTCCAGGTTTT GGATTTGTCGTATAATCAGTTGACTGGTGAGATTCCCTTCAATATCGGTTTCTTGCAAGTGGCTACCTT ATCTTTGCAAGGTAATAAGCTTTCTGGGCAAATTCCATCAGTTATTGGCTTGATGCAGGCACTTGCTGTGTT AGATTTAAGCTGCAATAATTTGAGTGGACCAATACCTCCAATCCTGGGAAACTTAACTTACACAGAGAAACT GTACCTGCATGGGAATAAGCTCACCGGTTCTATTCCACCAGAGCTTGGAAACATGACAAAACTCCACTATTT GGAATTGAATGATAATCGACTTAGCGGCCGTATTCCACCAGAACTTGGGAAGCTCACAGAGTTGTTTGACTT AAATGTTGCCAATAACAACCTTGAAGGGCCCATACCTGAAAATCTGAGCTCTTGTACGAATCTTAATAGCCT GAATGTGCATGATAACAAATTGAATGGGACCATCCCCCGTGCATTTCAAAGGCTCGAGAGTATGACTTATCT TAACTTATCCTCTAACAACATTAGAGGACCCATTCCAATTGAGCTCTCTCGCATCGGAAATTTGGATACTCT GGAcctatcaaataatcaaatcaGTGGTTCCATACCTTCTCCCATTGGTGACTTGGAACATCTTTTGAAACT AAACTTGAGCAACAATGCGTTAACTGGGATTATACCAGCTGAGTTTGGCAACTTACGAAGCATAATGGAGAT AGATCTCTCAAACAATCATCTTTCTGGTGCAATACCACAAGAACTTGGTCaacttcaaaatattttcttgct AAATGTGTCCTACAATAACCTGGCTGGAAATATTCCTACAGGCAATAACTTTTCAAGGTTTTCACCTGATAG CTTCATAGGAAATCCCAGTCTTTGTGGATATTGGCTCAGTTCTCCTTGTCATGCATCTCATCAGACAGAACGAG TTTCAATCTCTAAAGCTGCTATATTAGGAATTGCTTTGGGTGCTTTGGTGATTCTTCTTATGATTTTAGTGGCGGCTTGCCGTCCACACAATCCTGCACACTTCATGGAAGGATCATTGGACAAACCAG TAACCTACTCAATGCCAAAACTTGTAATCCTTCACATGAACATGGCACTCCATGTGTACGAGGACATAATGAGGATGACAGAGAACTTAAGTGAGAAGTACATAATTGGATATGGAGCATCAAGCACTGTGTATAAATGTGTTCTGAAAAATTGCAAGCCTGTGGCTATCAAGAAACTGTATTCTCATTACCCCCAAAGCCTGAAGGAATTTGAGACTGAACTTGAGACTGTAGGGAGTATCAAGCATCGTAACCTAGTCAGCCTACAGGGCTATTCCCTTTCACCATTAGGGAATCTCTTGTTTTATGACTACATGGAAAATGGCAGCCTCTGGGATCTACTTCATG GGCCTACTAAGAAGCAAAAGTTAGATTGGGATACCCGTCTTCGCATAGCACTAGGTGCAGCTGAAGGGCTTGCCTATCTTCACCACGATTGTAGTCCTCGGATTATACACCGGGACGTGAAGTCATCCAATATTTTGCTGGACAAGGATTTTGAGGCTCACCTCACTGATTTTGGGATTGCAAAGAGTTTGTGCACAACTAAGACCCACACTTCTACCTACATAATGGGAACCATCGGGTACATAGATCCCGAGTACGCTGGTACTTCGCGTCTCACCGAGAAATCTGATGTCTACAGCTATGGAATTGTTCTATTGGAGTTGCTTACTGGAAGGAAAGCAGTGGATAACGAATCCAACCTCCACTATCTG ATCCTGACCAAAGCAGCAAACAATGCCGTGATGGGGACTGTTGATCCCGAGATTAGCGCCACCTGCAACGATCTAGGAGAAGTGAAGAAGGTTTTTCAGCTTGCGTTACTGTGCAGCAGGAGACAGCCATCAGAAAGGCCTACCATGCACGAGGTGGCTCGAGTCCTGGGGAGCTTAATGCCATCATCGACACCAAAAATGTTGACAACCAACCCAACAGCTAATCTACTTCCATCGGCTAAAGTACCATGCTACATGGATGAATATGCAAATCTCAAGACTCCCCAATTGGTAAACTGTTCATCCATGAGCACTTCTGATGCTCAACTATTTCTTAAATTTGGAGAGGTGATATCTCAAAATAGCGAGGGAAATTAG
- the LOC113707439 gene encoding LRR receptor-like serine/threonine-protein kinase ERECTA isoform X1 — MAFTFSIVRGSSKNQVVLLLGFLLCFSFGSVDSDDGATLLEIKKSFRDVDNVLYDWTDSPSSDCCVWRGVTCDNVTFNVVALNLSGLNLDGEISPAVGHLKALLSIDLRGNRLSGQIPDEIGDCSALTSLDFSFNELYGDIPFSISKLKQLERLILKNNQLIGPIPSTLSQIPNLKILDLAQNSLSGEIPRLIYWNEVLQYLGLRGNKLVGTLSPDMCQLTGLWYFDVRNNSLTGSIPENIGNCTAFQVLDLSYNQLTGEIPFNIGFLQVATLSLQGNKLSGQIPSVIGLMQALAVLDLSCNNLSGPIPPILGNLTYTEKLYLHGNKLTGSIPPELGNMTKLHYLELNDNRLSGRIPPELGKLTELFDLNVANNNLEGPIPENLSSCTNLNSLNVHDNKLNGTIPRAFQRLESMTYLNLSSNNIRGPIPIELSRIGNLDTLDLSNNQISGSIPSPIGDLEHLLKLNLSNNALTGIIPAEFGNLRSIMEIDLSNNHLSGAIPQELGQLQNIFLLKVVNNNLSGDVTSLANCLSLIVLNVSYNNLAGNIPTGNNFSRFSPDSFIGNPSLCGYWLSSPCHASHQTERVSISKAAILGIALGALVILLMILVAACRPHNPAHFMEGSLDKPVTYSMPKLVILHMNMALHVYEDIMRMTENLSEKYIIGYGASSTVYKCVLKNCKPVAIKKLYSHYPQSLKEFETELETVGSIKHRNLVSLQGYSLSPLGNLLFYDYMENGSLWDLLHGPTKKQKLDWDTRLRIALGAAEGLAYLHHDCSPRIIHRDVKSSNILLDKDFEAHLTDFGIAKSLCTTKTHTSTYIMGTIGYIDPEYAGTSRLTEKSDVYSYGIVLLELLTGRKAVDNESNLHYLILTKAANNAVMGTVDPEISATCNDLGEVKKVFQLALLCSRRQPSERPTMHEVARVLGSLMPSSTPKMLTTNPTANLLPSAKVPCYMDEYANLKTPQLVNCSSMSTSDAQLFLKFGEVISQNSEGN, encoded by the exons ATGGCATTTACGTTCAGTATTGTACGTGGAAGTAGCAAAAACCAAGTCGTTCTTCTTCTGGGATTTCTTCTCTGCTTCAGTTTTGGTTCCGTGGATTCAGATGATG gaGCTACTTTGCTGGAGATAAAGAAGTCATTTAGGGATGTAGACAATGTGTTGTATGACTGGACAGACTCACCATCTTCAGATTGCTGTGTGTGGAGAGGTGTTACGTGCGATAATGTCACCTTCAATGTCGTTGCACT TAATCTCTCAGGGTTGAATCTTGATGGTGAAATTTCACCTGCAGTAGGACATCTCAAAGCACTGCTCTCAAT TGATCTAAGGGGAAATCGTCTTTCTGGACAAATCCCAGACGAGATTGGTGATTGTTCTGCTTTGACAAGCTT GGATTTTTCCTTCAACGAGCTGTATGGGGATATTCCCTTTTCAATCTCCAAGCTGAAACAACTAGAACGCTT GATCTTGAAAAATAATCAGTTGATTGGTCCAATTCCTTCCACACTATCTCAGATTCCTAACTTGAAAATTCT TGACTTGGCACAAAATAGTTTGAGCGGAGAAATACCAAGACTCATATATTGGAATGAAGTACTGCAATATTT GGGTTTGCGTGGGAACAAGTTGGTTGGAACTCTCTCACCAGATATGTGTCAGCTCACGGGCCTGTGGTACTT TGATGTCCGAAACAACAGCTTGACTGGTTCTATTCCAGAGAATATTGGAAATTGTACAGCCTTCCAGGTTTT GGATTTGTCGTATAATCAGTTGACTGGTGAGATTCCCTTCAATATCGGTTTCTTGCAAGTGGCTACCTT ATCTTTGCAAGGTAATAAGCTTTCTGGGCAAATTCCATCAGTTATTGGCTTGATGCAGGCACTTGCTGTGTT AGATTTAAGCTGCAATAATTTGAGTGGACCAATACCTCCAATCCTGGGAAACTTAACTTACACAGAGAAACT GTACCTGCATGGGAATAAGCTCACCGGTTCTATTCCACCAGAGCTTGGAAACATGACAAAACTCCACTATTT GGAATTGAATGATAATCGACTTAGCGGCCGTATTCCACCAGAACTTGGGAAGCTCACAGAGTTGTTTGACTT AAATGTTGCCAATAACAACCTTGAAGGGCCCATACCTGAAAATCTGAGCTCTTGTACGAATCTTAATAGCCT GAATGTGCATGATAACAAATTGAATGGGACCATCCCCCGTGCATTTCAAAGGCTCGAGAGTATGACTTATCT TAACTTATCCTCTAACAACATTAGAGGACCCATTCCAATTGAGCTCTCTCGCATCGGAAATTTGGATACTCT GGAcctatcaaataatcaaatcaGTGGTTCCATACCTTCTCCCATTGGTGACTTGGAACATCTTTTGAAACT AAACTTGAGCAACAATGCGTTAACTGGGATTATACCAGCTGAGTTTGGCAACTTACGAAGCATAATGGAGAT AGATCTCTCAAACAATCATCTTTCTGGTGCAATACCACAAGAACTTGGTCaacttcaaaatattttcttgct GAAAGTAGTAAACAACAACTTATCAGGTGATGTGACTTCACTTGCCAATTGCCTCAGTCTGATAGTCCT AAATGTGTCCTACAATAACCTGGCTGGAAATATTCCTACAGGCAATAACTTTTCAAGGTTTTCACCTGATAG CTTCATAGGAAATCCCAGTCTTTGTGGATATTGGCTCAGTTCTCCTTGTCATGCATCTCATCAGACAGAACGAG TTTCAATCTCTAAAGCTGCTATATTAGGAATTGCTTTGGGTGCTTTGGTGATTCTTCTTATGATTTTAGTGGCGGCTTGCCGTCCACACAATCCTGCACACTTCATGGAAGGATCATTGGACAAACCAG TAACCTACTCAATGCCAAAACTTGTAATCCTTCACATGAACATGGCACTCCATGTGTACGAGGACATAATGAGGATGACAGAGAACTTAAGTGAGAAGTACATAATTGGATATGGAGCATCAAGCACTGTGTATAAATGTGTTCTGAAAAATTGCAAGCCTGTGGCTATCAAGAAACTGTATTCTCATTACCCCCAAAGCCTGAAGGAATTTGAGACTGAACTTGAGACTGTAGGGAGTATCAAGCATCGTAACCTAGTCAGCCTACAGGGCTATTCCCTTTCACCATTAGGGAATCTCTTGTTTTATGACTACATGGAAAATGGCAGCCTCTGGGATCTACTTCATG GGCCTACTAAGAAGCAAAAGTTAGATTGGGATACCCGTCTTCGCATAGCACTAGGTGCAGCTGAAGGGCTTGCCTATCTTCACCACGATTGTAGTCCTCGGATTATACACCGGGACGTGAAGTCATCCAATATTTTGCTGGACAAGGATTTTGAGGCTCACCTCACTGATTTTGGGATTGCAAAGAGTTTGTGCACAACTAAGACCCACACTTCTACCTACATAATGGGAACCATCGGGTACATAGATCCCGAGTACGCTGGTACTTCGCGTCTCACCGAGAAATCTGATGTCTACAGCTATGGAATTGTTCTATTGGAGTTGCTTACTGGAAGGAAAGCAGTGGATAACGAATCCAACCTCCACTATCTG ATCCTGACCAAAGCAGCAAACAATGCCGTGATGGGGACTGTTGATCCCGAGATTAGCGCCACCTGCAACGATCTAGGAGAAGTGAAGAAGGTTTTTCAGCTTGCGTTACTGTGCAGCAGGAGACAGCCATCAGAAAGGCCTACCATGCACGAGGTGGCTCGAGTCCTGGGGAGCTTAATGCCATCATCGACACCAAAAATGTTGACAACCAACCCAACAGCTAATCTACTTCCATCGGCTAAAGTACCATGCTACATGGATGAATATGCAAATCTCAAGACTCCCCAATTGGTAAACTGTTCATCCATGAGCACTTCTGATGCTCAACTATTTCTTAAATTTGGAGAGGTGATATCTCAAAATAGCGAGGGAAATTAG